A genome region from Heliangelus exortis chromosome 12, bHelExo1.hap1, whole genome shotgun sequence includes the following:
- the ECM2 gene encoding extracellular matrix protein 2 isoform X1 yields MQATSLLYCFLLVSLCTDFSQNEASAPLRRQRRRMRHRGVRGNSSAGHRSPREPRMKLPAPVAVLPSIPLINIDDSVMGVFDSLIGLGGHESSYSVLPGKKGHCTANGMIMYDKAVWSPKPCVTCLCSKGEVICDTTMCHPLKCPKTIIPEGECCPVCSDTASSLDSSIISLDDISELSGDSPEPNDLDNTNLLSPPTTGKDEKLEPEIIEIKDKEGRKKDKRRRRKGKKNRRKSKAYHRGKKTVTRKDAAEEEIQDESDEDNETSRMPSHVPIPVPPIEAPPLPSGCSTSDTTVSCINAKLRQIPPISDPDLTSLDLTGNSITAISDDAFNGIPNLEWIDLSKNNITSPGIGPKAFKILKKLKRLYLDGNMLVHIPSGLPSTLEEIKINDNHLHAIDEDGLQGLKNLVTLELEGNKLSEANVSPLAFYPLKSLSYLRLGRNKFRIIPQGLPATLEELYLENNQIEEVSEICFNHTKNINVIVLKHNKLEEHRIAPLAWINQENLESIDLSYNKLYHVPSYLPKSLLHLILIGNQIERIPGYVFGHMKPGLEYLYLSFNKLTDDGIDPVSFFGAYHSLRELFLDHNELKSVPFGIDEMQKLRYLRLNNNKIRTVPPERICRTHTNGDDVHEKSEEEENEESLLEHVHLENNYINTRQLSPHVFPCIRSYCSIVLKPQMIK; encoded by the exons ATGCAGGCTACATCGTTACTCTACTGTTTCCTCCTTGTCTCTCTTTGCactgatttttctcaaaatgaaGCCAGTGCACCTctcaggaggcagaggagaagaaTGCGCCACCGAGGAGTGAGGGGGAACTCCTCAGCAGGGCACAGGTCCCCAAGAGAGCCAAGGATGAAGCTTCCAGCTCCTGTTGCTGTGCTGCCCAGCATACCTCTTATTAATATTGATGACAGTGTGATGGGAGTATTTGACTCTCTCATAGGTTTGGGTGGACATGAATCCAGTTACAGTGTCTTAccag gaAAGAAGGGGCATTGCACAGCTAATGGGATGATTATGTATGATAAAGCTGTTTGGTCTCCCAAGCCCTGTGTTACCTGTCTCTGTTCAAAAGGAGAAGTGATATGTGATACAACCATGTGCCACCCTCTGAAATGTCCCAAAACTATAATACCTGAAGGAGAATGCTGCCCGGTTTGTTCTGATACT GCCTCCTCCTTAGATTCAAGTATTATTTCACTGGATGACATAAGCGAGTTGTCTGGTGATTCTCCAGAACCCAATGATCTTGACAACACCAATTTATTGTCACCACCAACtactggaaaagatgaaaagcttGAACCAGAAATCATAGAGATTAAAGACAAAGAAGGTCGCAAAAAAGataagagaagaagaaggaaaggcaaaaaaaatcgACGGAAGTCTAAAGCCTATCACAGAGGAAAGAAGACTGTCACAAGAAAGGATgctgctgaagaagaaatacaagATGAAAGTGATGAAGACAATGAGACTTCCAGAATGCCATCTCATGTCCCAATTCCTGTTCCACCCATAGAAGCTCCTCCTTTGCCGTCTGGATGTTCCACCTCAGACACCACAGTAAGCTGCATTAATGCCAAACTTAGACAAATACCACCAATCTCAGACCCAGATCTAACAAGTCTGGACCTTACAG GAAATAGTATCACTGCTATCTCAGATGATGCATTCAATGGGATACCTAATTTGGAATGGATTGACctaagtaaaaataatattaccTCTCCTGGCATAGGTCCAAAAGCATTCAAA AtcctgaaaaagctgaaacGTTTGTATTTGGATGGAAATATGCTGGTACATATTCCCTCTGGACTGCCATCAActttggaagaaataaaaataaatgacaacCACCTTCATGCCATTGATGAAGATGGCTTACAAG gtTTAAAGAACTTGGTCACCCTGGAATTAGAAGGAAATAAACTTAGTGAAGCAAATGTCAGTCCTTTGGCCTTTTATCCTTTGAAGAGTCTCTCTTATTTGCGActgggaagaaataaatttcGAATTATCCCACAAGGTCTCCCTGCCACTCTTGAG GAGCTATACCTTGAAAATAATCAAATCGAAGAAGTCTCAGAAATTTGCTTTAACCATACAAAAAACATAAATGTCATTGTGCTAAAGCATAACAAATTAGAAGAGCACAGAATAGCACCTTTGGCTTGGATAAACCAAGA GAACTTGGAATCAATTGATCTCTCTTACAATAAATTATATCATGTTCCCTCCTATTTGCCAAAATCTTTACTACATCTGATACTTATAGGAAATCAGATTGAAAGAATTCCTGGATATGTCTTTGGTCACATGAAGCCAGGGCTGGAGTATCTCTACCTGTCCTTCAACAAACTTACTGATGATGGCATAGATCCAGTATCATTTTTTGGAGCATACCACTCTCTGAGAGAGTTGTTTTTGGATCACAACGAATTAAAGTCTGTACCATTTGGAATTGATGAAATGCAAAAACTGCGCTACCTAAGATTgaacaataataaaataag GACTGTCCCTCCGGAACGCATCTGCAGGACTCATACAAATGGTGATGACGTTCATGAGAAAAGtgaagaggaggagaatgaaGAGTCACTTTTGGAACACGTTCATCTTGAAAACAACTATATCAATACAAGACAGCTATCACCACATGTATTTCCATGCATAAGATCCTACTGCAGTATTGTTCTCAAACCGCAGATGATCAAATGA
- the ECM2 gene encoding extracellular matrix protein 2 isoform X2: protein MQATSLLYCFLLVSLCTDFSQNEASAPLRRQRRRMRHRGVRGNSSAGHRSPREPRMKLPAPVAVLPSIPLINIDDSVMGVFDSLIGLGGHESSYSVLPGKKGHCTANGMIMYDKAVWSPKPCVTCLCSKGEVICDTTMCHPLKCPKTIIPEGECCPVCSDTDSSIISLDDISELSGDSPEPNDLDNTNLLSPPTTGKDEKLEPEIIEIKDKEGRKKDKRRRRKGKKNRRKSKAYHRGKKTVTRKDAAEEEIQDESDEDNETSRMPSHVPIPVPPIEAPPLPSGCSTSDTTVSCINAKLRQIPPISDPDLTSLDLTGNSITAISDDAFNGIPNLEWIDLSKNNITSPGIGPKAFKILKKLKRLYLDGNMLVHIPSGLPSTLEEIKINDNHLHAIDEDGLQGLKNLVTLELEGNKLSEANVSPLAFYPLKSLSYLRLGRNKFRIIPQGLPATLEELYLENNQIEEVSEICFNHTKNINVIVLKHNKLEEHRIAPLAWINQENLESIDLSYNKLYHVPSYLPKSLLHLILIGNQIERIPGYVFGHMKPGLEYLYLSFNKLTDDGIDPVSFFGAYHSLRELFLDHNELKSVPFGIDEMQKLRYLRLNNNKIRTVPPERICRTHTNGDDVHEKSEEEENEESLLEHVHLENNYINTRQLSPHVFPCIRSYCSIVLKPQMIK from the exons ATGCAGGCTACATCGTTACTCTACTGTTTCCTCCTTGTCTCTCTTTGCactgatttttctcaaaatgaaGCCAGTGCACCTctcaggaggcagaggagaagaaTGCGCCACCGAGGAGTGAGGGGGAACTCCTCAGCAGGGCACAGGTCCCCAAGAGAGCCAAGGATGAAGCTTCCAGCTCCTGTTGCTGTGCTGCCCAGCATACCTCTTATTAATATTGATGACAGTGTGATGGGAGTATTTGACTCTCTCATAGGTTTGGGTGGACATGAATCCAGTTACAGTGTCTTAccag gaAAGAAGGGGCATTGCACAGCTAATGGGATGATTATGTATGATAAAGCTGTTTGGTCTCCCAAGCCCTGTGTTACCTGTCTCTGTTCAAAAGGAGAAGTGATATGTGATACAACCATGTGCCACCCTCTGAAATGTCCCAAAACTATAATACCTGAAGGAGAATGCTGCCCGGTTTGTTCTGATACTG ATTCAAGTATTATTTCACTGGATGACATAAGCGAGTTGTCTGGTGATTCTCCAGAACCCAATGATCTTGACAACACCAATTTATTGTCACCACCAACtactggaaaagatgaaaagcttGAACCAGAAATCATAGAGATTAAAGACAAAGAAGGTCGCAAAAAAGataagagaagaagaaggaaaggcaaaaaaaatcgACGGAAGTCTAAAGCCTATCACAGAGGAAAGAAGACTGTCACAAGAAAGGATgctgctgaagaagaaatacaagATGAAAGTGATGAAGACAATGAGACTTCCAGAATGCCATCTCATGTCCCAATTCCTGTTCCACCCATAGAAGCTCCTCCTTTGCCGTCTGGATGTTCCACCTCAGACACCACAGTAAGCTGCATTAATGCCAAACTTAGACAAATACCACCAATCTCAGACCCAGATCTAACAAGTCTGGACCTTACAG GAAATAGTATCACTGCTATCTCAGATGATGCATTCAATGGGATACCTAATTTGGAATGGATTGACctaagtaaaaataatattaccTCTCCTGGCATAGGTCCAAAAGCATTCAAA AtcctgaaaaagctgaaacGTTTGTATTTGGATGGAAATATGCTGGTACATATTCCCTCTGGACTGCCATCAActttggaagaaataaaaataaatgacaacCACCTTCATGCCATTGATGAAGATGGCTTACAAG gtTTAAAGAACTTGGTCACCCTGGAATTAGAAGGAAATAAACTTAGTGAAGCAAATGTCAGTCCTTTGGCCTTTTATCCTTTGAAGAGTCTCTCTTATTTGCGActgggaagaaataaatttcGAATTATCCCACAAGGTCTCCCTGCCACTCTTGAG GAGCTATACCTTGAAAATAATCAAATCGAAGAAGTCTCAGAAATTTGCTTTAACCATACAAAAAACATAAATGTCATTGTGCTAAAGCATAACAAATTAGAAGAGCACAGAATAGCACCTTTGGCTTGGATAAACCAAGA GAACTTGGAATCAATTGATCTCTCTTACAATAAATTATATCATGTTCCCTCCTATTTGCCAAAATCTTTACTACATCTGATACTTATAGGAAATCAGATTGAAAGAATTCCTGGATATGTCTTTGGTCACATGAAGCCAGGGCTGGAGTATCTCTACCTGTCCTTCAACAAACTTACTGATGATGGCATAGATCCAGTATCATTTTTTGGAGCATACCACTCTCTGAGAGAGTTGTTTTTGGATCACAACGAATTAAAGTCTGTACCATTTGGAATTGATGAAATGCAAAAACTGCGCTACCTAAGATTgaacaataataaaataag GACTGTCCCTCCGGAACGCATCTGCAGGACTCATACAAATGGTGATGACGTTCATGAGAAAAGtgaagaggaggagaatgaaGAGTCACTTTTGGAACACGTTCATCTTGAAAACAACTATATCAATACAAGACAGCTATCACCACATGTATTTCCATGCATAAGATCCTACTGCAGTATTGTTCTCAAACCGCAGATGATCAAATGA